In the genome of Microbacterium endophyticum, one region contains:
- the cysK gene encoding cysteine synthase A, whose product MSGIHSDITTAFGNTPLVRLNRVAEDVEGNIVAKLEFYNPASSVKDRLGVAIVNAAEASGALQPGGTIVEGTSGNTGIALAMVGAARGYRVILTMPSSMSHERKMLLKAYGAELVLTEPSLGMKGAVSRAEEIAAETPGAVLAKQFANEANPAIHRATTAEEILRDTDGQVDYFVAGIGTGGTITGVGQVLKERVPGVKVIAVEPADSPLLTKGTPGPHKIQGIGPNFVPEILDQDIIDEVIDVEFDDAISTARDVGTKDGILVGISSGAAVWAALQVAARPEAAGKNIVVIIPSFGERYLSTPLYADLKED is encoded by the coding sequence ATGTCAGGCATTCACTCCGACATCACGACAGCATTTGGCAATACTCCCCTGGTACGACTCAATCGCGTCGCCGAAGACGTTGAAGGCAACATTGTTGCCAAGCTCGAGTTTTACAACCCGGCTTCGAGCGTGAAAGACCGTCTCGGTGTCGCGATCGTCAACGCAGCCGAGGCATCCGGGGCGCTACAGCCCGGTGGCACGATCGTCGAAGGCACAAGCGGCAACACCGGTATCGCGCTGGCGATGGTCGGTGCGGCTCGCGGCTACCGCGTCATTCTGACGATGCCTTCATCGATGTCCCATGAGCGCAAAATGCTCCTCAAGGCATATGGCGCAGAGCTGGTCCTGACTGAGCCTTCCCTCGGAATGAAGGGCGCTGTCTCACGGGCCGAAGAGATCGCGGCCGAAACCCCCGGCGCAGTGTTGGCCAAGCAGTTCGCCAACGAGGCGAACCCCGCAATCCACCGCGCCACAACGGCGGAGGAAATCCTCCGTGACACCGATGGCCAGGTGGACTACTTCGTCGCCGGGATCGGAACAGGCGGCACGATCACGGGTGTCGGACAGGTACTGAAAGAGCGCGTCCCCGGGGTCAAGGTCATCGCTGTCGAGCCCGCCGACTCACCCCTCCTCACAAAGGGCACCCCCGGCCCTCACAAGATTCAGGGCATTGGCCCGAACTTCGTGCCCGAGATTCTCGATCAGGACATCATCGACGAGGTCATCGACGTCGAGTTCGACGATGCGATCTCGACGGCCCGAGATGTGGGAACGAAAGATGGCATCCTGGTCGGAATCTCCAGCGGCGCGGCGGTGTGGGCAGCACTGCAGGTCGCAGCCCGTCCCGAGGCCGCAGGCAAGAACATCGTCGTGATCATCCCTTCCTTCGGAGAGCGCTACCTGTCGACCCCGCTGTACGCAGACCTCAAAGAAGACTGA
- a CDS encoding amidase — MTQLHELSARELGAAMRAGSLRPSDVTAHYLARIERSENTLGVFTEITADSARQRAEGLEAARAAETSVGALWGMPLADKDLVARRGVRTRYGSKSRANYVPESSDPLALALDDADAVSLGKTNTPEFGLTGYTEPELSFPARDPWNPENGAGGSSGGAAVAVAAGLLPFAPASDGGGSIRIPAATVGVVGLKPSRGRLALGSGFDGPGGLVVTGPIARSVDDAAYFLDAMTSFGVYRYATRANDGAPFSTATSPVSRAKMLRIGVTTVSPWDDDEEIVLDAAASSAVQAAAELFTNCGDAVSELSWHPRGYAEMFRTLWRASAARIPLSDDDLLNVEPITAWLVREGRALGAVALLDALAAATRFEQDTAASFAPYDVVLTPALAQSPRPVGWYDPVNAERNFAQQVRYAPYSSFVNVAGLPALVLPLTTDAAGHPVSVQLIGRPGGERDILAAAARLEQQRGVLRHPPGW; from the coding sequence ATGACGCAGCTGCACGAGCTTTCTGCCCGCGAGCTCGGCGCAGCGATGAGGGCCGGGTCCCTCCGACCGTCCGACGTCACAGCGCACTATCTCGCTCGCATCGAACGTAGCGAAAACACTCTCGGCGTGTTCACGGAGATCACGGCTGATTCCGCTCGCCAACGAGCCGAAGGGCTCGAAGCGGCGAGAGCTGCCGAAACATCGGTGGGCGCACTGTGGGGCATGCCGCTCGCCGACAAAGACCTGGTCGCGCGCCGTGGAGTACGAACGAGATATGGATCGAAGTCGCGCGCCAACTACGTGCCCGAGAGCTCAGACCCCTTGGCTCTCGCGCTCGACGATGCGGACGCTGTGAGCCTTGGTAAGACCAACACTCCTGAGTTCGGTTTGACCGGTTATACCGAGCCCGAGCTGTCTTTCCCCGCACGGGACCCGTGGAATCCAGAGAATGGTGCCGGCGGCTCGAGCGGAGGCGCCGCGGTGGCCGTGGCCGCGGGGCTCCTGCCTTTCGCGCCAGCTTCCGACGGTGGCGGCTCGATCCGCATTCCAGCGGCAACAGTAGGAGTGGTCGGTCTCAAGCCATCCCGCGGACGACTTGCGCTCGGTTCGGGCTTTGACGGCCCTGGTGGACTCGTCGTCACAGGTCCGATCGCTCGTAGCGTCGACGACGCCGCATACTTTCTCGACGCCATGACAAGCTTCGGTGTGTACCGCTATGCCACGCGCGCGAACGATGGCGCGCCCTTTTCAACAGCAACCAGCCCAGTGTCACGTGCCAAGATGCTCCGCATCGGGGTGACGACAGTATCGCCCTGGGATGATGACGAAGAGATCGTGCTCGATGCCGCTGCCAGCTCGGCAGTTCAAGCGGCAGCCGAATTATTCACGAACTGCGGGGATGCCGTCAGCGAGCTGTCGTGGCACCCGCGCGGCTACGCGGAGATGTTTCGGACTCTCTGGCGCGCAAGCGCCGCCCGCATTCCGCTATCCGACGATGATCTCTTAAACGTCGAGCCGATCACTGCATGGCTCGTTCGCGAAGGGCGCGCTCTCGGCGCAGTAGCTTTGCTCGACGCGCTAGCCGCCGCGACCCGCTTCGAGCAAGACACCGCCGCAAGCTTTGCGCCTTATGATGTCGTCCTGACCCCTGCGCTCGCTCAGTCGCCGCGACCGGTCGGCTGGTACGACCCGGTGAATGCTGAGCGAAACTTTGCGCAACAGGTGCGATATGCGCCCTACAGCAGCTTCGTCAATGTTGCAGGCTTACCCGCACTGGTGCTTCCGCTGACCACGGATGCCGCGGGGCACCCGGTGAGTGTCCAGCTCATCGGTAGGCCAGGCGGAGAGCGCGACATCCTTGCAGCCGCAGCGCGTCTAGAGCAACAGCGTGGCGTCCTGCGGCATCCACCAGGCTGGTAA
- the prmC gene encoding peptide chain release factor N(5)-glutamine methyltransferase: MTDSPDTPPLSFSLAAIVRGASETLQNAGVTDPQVDAELLAAHVLETSRGGLQSAMIRGVDIDSARRALFADAIERRARREPLQHITGVAPFRQVELAVGPGVFVPRPETELLAQIAIDGLQSSASPAPIGVDLGTGSGAVAISMATEVPHSRVFAAENSVDAFIWARQNAARLAGDNLRLAFIDLENAFPELDGTVSVVASNPPYVPDGAIPRDAEVRRYDPPQALYGGPDGLDVVRILSAVGMRLAHPGGMIAIEHGEWQGPEVRSILADAGWRATATHPDLTLRDRVTTGLRP; encoded by the coding sequence ATGACCGATTCTCCCGATACTCCGCCTCTTTCCTTCTCTCTCGCCGCGATCGTGCGTGGCGCGTCCGAAACTCTCCAGAATGCGGGCGTCACCGATCCCCAGGTAGACGCTGAGCTTCTGGCCGCGCATGTGCTCGAAACGTCTCGCGGCGGTCTGCAGTCGGCCATGATCCGCGGGGTAGATATTGATTCCGCGCGACGGGCCTTATTCGCCGATGCGATTGAGCGTCGAGCACGACGCGAGCCGCTGCAGCACATCACAGGGGTTGCGCCGTTTCGGCAGGTGGAACTCGCTGTGGGCCCGGGAGTCTTCGTGCCGCGACCCGAGACGGAGCTGCTGGCACAGATCGCGATTGACGGGTTGCAGTCATCCGCATCGCCGGCGCCCATCGGTGTCGACCTCGGTACCGGCTCCGGTGCAGTCGCGATTTCAATGGCGACTGAGGTACCCCACTCGCGCGTTTTCGCCGCCGAAAACTCTGTCGACGCTTTCATCTGGGCGCGACAGAATGCGGCACGGCTTGCAGGCGACAATCTCCGTCTCGCTTTCATCGATCTCGAAAACGCCTTTCCCGAACTCGACGGAACGGTGAGCGTTGTGGCATCCAACCCGCCCTACGTTCCGGACGGGGCGATCCCGCGAGACGCGGAGGTGCGGCGCTACGACCCCCCGCAGGCGCTCTATGGTGGGCCTGACGGTCTTGATGTCGTGCGTATCTTGAGTGCTGTCGGGATGAGGCTCGCTCATCCGGGCGGAATGATCGCCATCGAGCATGGGGAATGGCAAGGCCCTGAGGTGCGATCGATCTTGGCGGATGCCGGGTGGCGCGCCACAGCGACGCATCCTGACCTCACTCTTCGTGACCGGGTGACAACAGGGCTGCGTCCCTGA
- the epsC gene encoding serine O-acetyltransferase EpsC → MAVWVHVREDIAAAKLRDPAARSNLEIALMYPGLHAIWAHRVNHWLWKRGARFLARAGSQLMRWLTGIEIHPGATIGRRFFIDHGMGVVVGETAEVGNDVMLYHGVTLGGRQRNGGKRHPTLHDGVAVGAGAKVLGPITIGAGSVIGANAVVTKDAPARSILVGVPARARARRDSDDNRALLMTPEYHI, encoded by the coding sequence ATGGCGGTATGGGTCCACGTCCGTGAAGACATTGCTGCCGCGAAACTGAGGGACCCCGCTGCGCGCAGCAATCTCGAAATCGCGCTCATGTACCCCGGGCTGCACGCAATCTGGGCGCATCGCGTCAACCACTGGCTGTGGAAACGTGGGGCTCGTTTTCTCGCGCGCGCTGGCTCGCAGCTGATGCGCTGGCTCACCGGCATCGAGATTCACCCTGGCGCAACGATCGGTAGACGATTCTTCATCGACCACGGCATGGGCGTTGTCGTCGGCGAAACAGCTGAAGTCGGTAACGACGTGATGCTCTACCACGGCGTGACGCTCGGCGGTCGGCAGCGCAATGGCGGCAAACGGCATCCCACCCTGCACGACGGTGTCGCGGTCGGCGCGGGCGCGAAGGTTCTCGGGCCGATCACCATCGGTGCCGGATCCGTCATTGGCGCGAATGCCGTCGTCACAAAGGATGCCCCGGCGAGGTCGATTCTCGTAGGTGTGCCGGCTCGTGCTCGAGCGCGGCGCGACTCCGACGACAACCGGGCTCTCCTTATGACGCCGGAATATCACATCTGA
- the prfA gene encoding peptide chain release factor 1, producing the protein MFESVQSLIDEHKAVQEELSDPAVHADAGRAKRVNRRYAELSRIVHAHDEWQSTSEDLDAARELAKEDEAFAAEVPGLEERLAQTQEKLRRLLIPRDPDDARDVIMEIKGGEGGAESALFAADLLRMYLQYAASKGWKTEMLERTESDLGGYKDVQVAIKGSSTDPSQGVWAHLKYEGGVHRVQRVPATESQGRIHTSTTGVLVFPEVDEPEEVAISGNDLKIDVFRSSGPGGQSVNTTDSAVRITHLPTGIVVSMQNEKSQLQNREAGMRVLRARLLARQQEERDAVASDARKSQIRGMDRSERIRTYNFPENRIADHRTGYKSYNLDQVMDGALEPVIASCIAADEEERLAAIGSDES; encoded by the coding sequence GTGTTCGAATCAGTTCAGTCCCTCATCGACGAGCACAAAGCCGTCCAAGAGGAGCTTTCCGACCCCGCAGTTCACGCTGACGCTGGGCGAGCCAAGCGGGTCAATCGGCGTTACGCCGAGTTGTCACGCATTGTGCACGCGCACGACGAGTGGCAATCGACATCCGAGGATCTCGATGCCGCGCGTGAGCTTGCGAAAGAGGACGAAGCTTTTGCTGCGGAGGTGCCGGGGCTCGAAGAGCGCCTCGCCCAGACGCAGGAGAAGCTGCGGCGATTGCTGATTCCACGCGACCCCGACGATGCGCGCGATGTGATTATGGAGATCAAAGGTGGCGAAGGCGGCGCGGAAAGCGCCCTCTTCGCCGCCGATCTGCTGCGCATGTATCTGCAGTACGCCGCTTCCAAGGGGTGGAAGACCGAGATGCTCGAGCGCACCGAAAGCGACCTTGGCGGTTACAAAGACGTCCAGGTGGCTATCAAGGGATCGTCGACCGACCCGTCGCAGGGGGTATGGGCGCACCTCAAATATGAGGGTGGCGTGCATCGAGTGCAGCGTGTTCCGGCGACCGAGTCTCAGGGACGCATTCACACGTCGACCACCGGAGTTCTTGTATTCCCCGAGGTGGATGAGCCCGAAGAAGTTGCCATCAGCGGCAACGACCTGAAGATCGATGTGTTCCGCTCCTCGGGACCGGGCGGACAGTCGGTCAACACAACCGACTCCGCGGTGCGCATCACACACCTCCCGACCGGTATCGTCGTTTCGATGCAGAACGAGAAGTCGCAGCTGCAGAACCGGGAAGCGGGTATGCGAGTGCTGCGCGCACGGCTGCTCGCTCGGCAACAAGAAGAACGGGATGCCGTCGCCTCCGACGCGCGCAAGTCTCAAATTCGCGGCATGGATCGCTCCGAGCGAATTCGCACCTACAACTTTCCCGAGAACCGCATTGCTGATCACCGCACCGGCTACAAGTCGTACAACCTCGATCAGGTGATGGACGGCGCTCTTGAGCCCGTAATCGCGTCATGCATTGCAGCTGATGAAGAAGAGCGCCTCGCGGCGATCGGCAGCGACGAGTCCTAA